The Musa acuminata AAA Group cultivar baxijiao chromosome BXJ1-8, Cavendish_Baxijiao_AAA, whole genome shotgun sequence genomic sequence GACGGTCCTGATGGGGGAGATCCACTCGCTGATGCGGCTGACGCTGTAGGTGGTGGCGGTGACGTTGCGGCGGAGGGCGGCGGCGATGACGAGGGGGTCGAGGAGGGTGCGGTGGTTGGTGATGTAGAGCCGGCTGCTccttgcctcctcctcctcctcctcctcctcctccttgcggGGGGAAGGAGAGGAGGTGACGACCCGGTTGCGCATGCCAAGGAGGGCGAGCAAAGGGATGGAGAGAACGTAGGGGAGGAGGATGAAGCTGAGGGCGCGGGCGGAGGCGAGGAGGAAGCCGAGGGGGAGCCACACGAACATGCACAGTGCGGCGAGCGGGGTCGGCCTGAAGGCGATTCTGCCGTCGTGGAACACCAGCGGCTTCGGGTACTTGGAGCTTGGCAGCGGATGCCACCTTCTCTTCTCGGCTTCGCTCACCGAGTACACTTCCTGAGACCAAATCCCAAGTCATGAAACGAGCACGTTTGGCTCGAGCCATTTATCTTACTATAAATTGGGTCCTTTTTATCTTATATAATGTGTTGCTGTGGATAGCATAGATTTTGTTGACCGACCTCACAGTGGGAGAAGAGACGTTGCTTGCGAAGAGAATTGGGATAGCTTCCGAATCCAACAGCCCCGCCTTTCCCCACCTTCTCATCTCCGAGCAGCTCCTCCAAAGCCAAGCTTGCcttcgtctcctcctcctcctcctccaccatcaACCCGGTGTAGTACCCGCCGAACACCTTCAACTCCCTCCCCAACACCACCTCCACGTCCAAATACCCCTGCAGAAACTCTTCCACCATTACGGTTGGCATGGAGCTGACACacaccctcctccctcctctcctcaCCACCTCAAACCCTTCCAAACCAACCTCCTCCAGGAAGAACTTGGGCAGCACAGCTCTGCCAACCCTAAATTTGTCCTTCCTCAGTCCTAGGAAGCACACCATGACCATGACCCTCAGCCCCACCTCATGGCTCAGGCAAGAGATCAGAGGGCACAGAATCAAGAGGAGCAGCCCCCTCAATAGCCCTCCTGCCTCCAGTGCCACCAGCATGAAGTATGGGAAGGTGGAGGATGTCCTGAGGAGCCCTCCCTCCATATCACAAACTATGGTTTTGCCGGACAGCTTTTCCGGCGGAGGATGTTTCTGTGTCCTCCCATAGCTTGCGTAGGAAGTCCTCAGCCTCCTTATCGAGAACTTGTAGATCAAGTAAAGGGACTTCAACAAGGACTTTGaattcatcctctctctctctctctctctctctctctctctctgtgtgtgtgtgtgtgtgtgctgaaGCTATGTAATAGTAGCAGTCGTATGGATAAATATATATAAGAgtgagcgagagcgagagagagagagagagattggctgGTGAGGGAAAGTGACAAAAGATGAACACTCCCCGGAAGCAGTCTTCTAAGGGGCTTTGGCCAACGCAGCCTACGGTTGGAGCATAAGTACGCATCCGTCATTAGAGGGTGAAGGTGAACCGGCTCAACCTCTGTGTCGTTTGGCCATGGCCACGGATCCTGGAGGGACACCAAGAGCACAACCGGTGGCACCACAGAGGCCATACATTCGGTGGATCAATCGACTGCGACGGGGGCATTAACCAGCAGCGCCCGCCAACCAATCCGAAGTCCTTTCAAGCACGCGCAGATTGTGGTTGCTTGCCTCCATCGACAATTCAAGTTCATTCAATTGTCTCGTTCTTCTCTATCGAGCCATCCTCATCGACATGGAGGCCCCATGCAAGCGAATGTGAACCGGGCGGCACCGTCGTTCTTTCGATTCCCATTCCCATTCCCATTCGTTGATGCCAATCTTAGTCGTCAATCTAACGTGTAAAAGATGACCCAACTTGATCAGCCCTGAACTCGAAGAAAAGTATTCTCCCGGCTTTGGATCTCTGACTCGAGCGAGACAATACAGTGGAATTCCCACGAGATTAGAATCGAGAATGCGTCTTATGAAACGCTCCATACAATAGAATAGAATATATTTACCGTAAAGATGATTAGGTTGTTCACATGTCGAATctcgattgattgattgatgaaaAATACATGTCATATCACCTTCAAGGATTACCACCACATATGAGTTGACAGTCGGATCACATAAAACCGTTACATGCAAAAATATGACTACCTAGAAGAATACGTACaccaaaaaattaggatcattttCTTCCACATACTACCACACAACTTTCAGCAAAAAAGGAGAAGGAAAACCTATCAGTATGGACCAACCAAGACTTAATGTTTGATGCCTCTGTTTCTAAGAGTAGCTCCATTGTTGCAGTAGTCCATCATCAGCTACTGCTGATGGCCTCTGAGCTGATCTCAGAAAACTACAACCATCTGCCATCTTAAAACCCTCTCACATCATTCCGGACGGTAAGACTGACTTTACCCTAATTAATTACAAGGAAAAAGGATAGTCAATGTACTACTGCTCTCATTAATATGATCAACCGCGACTCCACTGCTCATAAATTCGATTGCTTGTTTCTC encodes the following:
- the LOC103993697 gene encoding probable glycerol-3-phosphate acyltransferase 3, producing MNSKSLLKSLYLIYKFSIRRLRTSYASYGRTQKHPPPEKLSGKTIVCDMEGGLLRTSSTFPYFMLVALEAGGLLRGLLLLILCPLISCLSHEVGLRVMVMVCFLGLRKDKFRVGRAVLPKFFLEEVGLEGFEVVRRGGRRVCVSSMPTVMVEEFLQGYLDVEVVLGRELKVFGGYYTGLMVEEEEEETKASLALEELLGDEKVGKGGAVGFGSYPNSLRKQRLFSHCEEVYSVSEAEKRRWHPLPSSKYPKPLVFHDGRIAFRPTPLAALCMFVWLPLGFLLASARALSFILLPYVLSIPLLALLGMRNRVVTSSPSPRKEEEEEEEEEARSSRLYITNHRTLLDPLVIAAALRRNVTATTYSVSRISEWISPIRTVRLTRNREEDKRRMKQLLEEGELVVVCPEGTTCREPYLLRFSPLFTEVSREVTPVASETSVTMFYGTSTNKLKFLDPLFFLMNPFPCYEVEFMGRVPTGSIAGEVCSSYQMANHLQGEIGRLLGFHCTSLTRKDKYLMLAGTAGVVDADDKGR